From the Oryzias latipes chromosome 22, ASM223467v1 genome, one window contains:
- the LOC101155988 gene encoding syntaxin-11-like, translating into MRDRLEHLQQVRPDSDGFSTVELSEPEAAVDRDLDGILQEAQRVRLEIQQIQNDVRELKEANYHALNKASDPGDLKRDSNAIGGDIKRRAEGVLRQLRLMNHRREELEAQLGGSDPTARIARTQYHCLSGALREAMFSYNDTEMKHRDACRRHIHRQMQVAGMEVGQEELDEVMEGQDLQVFSVHLQGRSTNSALQQIQSRNQELLELEKRMEAVQEVFLDVAMLVEEQGAALDNIEKNVQTSGVLIDGGLVQLERATASDKNNPFKKMFCGCFPCYHQ; encoded by the coding sequence ATGAGGGACCGACTGGAGCACCTCCAGCAGGTGCGGCCCGACTCTGACGGCTTCAGCACCGTGGAGCTGTCCGAGCCCGAAGCCGCGGTGGACCGGGACCTGGACGGCATCCTGCAGGAGGCCCAGCGGGTTCGCCTGGAGATCCAGCAGATCCAAAACGATGTCAGGGAGCTGAAGGAGGCCAACTACCACGCGCTGAACAAGGCCTCCGACCCCGGAGACCTGAAACGGGACTCCAATGCCATCGGGGGGGACATCAAGCGCAGAGCAGAGGGGGTCCTGCGACAGCTCCGCCTGATGAACCACCGGCGGGAGGAGCTGGAGGCTCAGCTCGGCGGCTCGGACCCCACCGCCCGGATCGCTCGGACTCAGTACCACTGCCTGAGCGGCGCCCTGCGAGAGGCCATGTTCAGCTACAACGACACGGAGATGAAACACCGGGACGCCTGCAGGCGCCACATCCACAGGCAGATGCAGGTGGCGGGCATGGAGGTGGGGCAGGAGGAGCTGGACGAGGTGATGGAGGGGCAGGACCTCCAGGTGTTCAGCGTCCACCTGCAGGGCAGGAGCACCAACTCCGCCCTCCAGCAGATTCAGAGCAGGaaccaggagctgctggagctggAGAAGAGGATGGAGGCCGTCCAGGAGGTGTTCCTGGACGTGGCCATGCTGGTGGAGGAGCAGGGGGCGGCGCTCGACAACATCGAGAAAAACGTCCAGACCTCGGGGGTCCTGATCGACGGGGGCTTGGTGCAGCTGGAGAGAGCCACCGCCTCCGACAAGAACAACCCGTTCAAGAAGATGTTCTGTGGATGTTTCCCCTGTTATCACCAATGA
- the LOC101155744 gene encoding syntaxin-11: MRDRLGDLQVFISQSPEEARPSEENQNPENAEPLELFMFDGEDEMDRIYKEAQVMQKEMLMLKLDVKRLGKQNARFLTSVRRISSIKRDSNALGRDIKARGEAIYARLEKLGKQSRELEEEHGATSAVARMAGSQCVYLTNAFHEAMCEYNTAEMLQRENCKTRIQRQAEIMGKEVSREQIEEMIETGKCSLFSDNLLLEGRSARSALTEIENRHKELLELEGRIRDIHELFFQMALLVEEQGCKLDNIEANVGQTRDYVAEASAQIKKAVRYKKNNPCKKLFCCCFPCCR, translated from the coding sequence ATGAGGGACCGACTGGGCGACCTCCAGGTGTTCATCTCCCAGTCTCCAGAGGAGGCGCGGCCGTCggaggagaaccagaacccGGAGAACGCGGAGCCTCTGGAGCTTTTCATGTTCGATGGTGAAGATGAGATGGACAGAATCTACAAAGAGGCCCAGGTGATGCAGAAGGAGATGCTGATGCTGAAACTGGACGTGAAGCGCCTCGGGAAGCAGAATGCCAGGTTCCTCACGTCCGTCAGGAGGATCAGCAGCATCAAGCGGGACTCCAACGCTCTGGGCCGGGACATCAAGGCTCGGGGAGAGGCCATCTACGCGCGGCTGGAGAAGCTGgggaagcagagcagggagctggaggaggagcacGGCGCCACGTCCGCCGTGGCCCGCATGGCAGGCTCGCAGTGCGTCTACCTGACCAATGCCTTCCACGAGGCCATGTGTGAGTACAACACGGCCGAAATGCTTCAGCGGGAGAACTGCAAGACCCGCATCCAGAGGCAGGCGGAGATCATGGGCAAGGAGGTGAGCAGGGAGCAGATCGAGGAGATGATCGAGACGGGGAAGTGCAGCCTGTTCTCGGACAACCTCCTGCTGGAGGGCAGGAGCGCCAGATCCGCCCTCACCGAGATCGAGAACCGCCACaaggagctgctggagctggAGGGACGCATTCGGGACATCCACGAGCTCTTCTTCCAGATGGCCCTGCTGGTGGAGGAGCAGGGCTGCAAGCTGGACAACATCGAGGCCAACGTGGGCCAGACCCGGGACTACGTGGCCGAGGCGTCTGCGCAGATAAAGAAGGCCGTGAGATACAAGAAGAACAACCCGTGCAAGaagctgttctgctgctgcttccccTGCTGCCGCTGA